The proteins below come from a single Mustela nigripes isolate SB6536 chromosome 14, MUSNIG.SB6536, whole genome shotgun sequence genomic window:
- the RAP1A gene encoding ras-related protein Rap-1A, translated as MREYKLVVLGSGGVGKSALTVQFVQGIFVEKYDPTIEDSYRKQVEVDCQQCMLEILDTAGTEQFTAMRDLYMKNGQGFALVYSITAQSTFNDLQDLREQILRVKDTEDVPMILVGNKCDLEDERVVGKEQGQNLARQWCNCAFLESSAKSKINVNEIFYDLVRQINRKTPVEKKKPKKKSCLLL; from the exons ATGCGTGAGTACAAGCTAGTGGTCCTTGGTTCAGGAGGCGTGGGGAAGTCTGCTCTG acagTTCAGTTTGTTCAGggaatttttgttgaaaaatatgaCCCAACGATAGAAGATTCTTACAGAAAG CAAGTTGAAGTAGATTGCCAACAGTGTATGCTCGAAATCCTGGACACAGCAGGAACA GAACAATTTACAGCAATGAGGGATTTGTATATGAAGAATGGCCAAGGGTTTGCACTAGTATATTCTATTACAGCTCAGTCCACGTTTAATGACTTACAGGACCTGAGGGAACAGATTTTACGGGTTAAGGACACAGAAGAT GTTCCAATGATTTTGGTTGGCAATAAATGTGACCTGGAAGATGAACGAGTAGTTGGCAAAGAACAGGGTCAGAACTTAGCAAGACAGTGGTGTAACTGTGCCTTTTTAGAATCTTCTGCAAAGTCAAAGATCAACGTTAATGAG atattttatgaCCTGGTCagacagataaatagaaaaacaccAGTGGAAAAGAAGAAGCCTAAAAAGAAATCATGTCTGCTGCTTTAG